The nucleotide window TGTTGATAGGTTTGGATCAGTTGTTGTTGATGAAAAAATTCAGGTACTTCCTGTAATAAAGACACTGTTTATTTCATCCCGGGCTAACTACGGTAGCGGTTTTCATGTTAACTTAATGTTACGCGCATAACGGAAATTTAACATGCAAATTCATTTTTGCCTGTTTTCTTTGCATCTCAAATTTCATAACAACCGATTAACATTTTTCCTTTCGTCCATTCACTTAAAACCCCTTGCTATACTTTATTTTCATGTAAGAATAACGATATGCTTTAGCTCGTTACACGGTTTACAACAAGGAAACTAGTCAAAAACTGCTTTGTACAAGGAGTGTCATTCCCTTAATAACCTTATTGCCATGCTTAAACTATGTCAGTGCTCTATTGTATTCTGGCCTGTTTATCCCTTTGGTGGACGTTTCTGCTGTATGACCTGTCACTGCTGACATATTGTTACCGAATACACAGCCATGAACAGATATGAGAATGATATGATATTATGGCAAAAGCTGAAGGAACACGATCCGGATGCATTTGGCTATATTTATACAACCTACCGCAAATGGCTGACTGTTGTCGCTTATGGTATCATTCAGCATGAAACAGAAGCGCAGGATCTGGTGCAGAAGTTTTATATAGACTTCTGGCAGATGGATTGGAGCAAAGCTGCTCCCCTGGACGGTCCTATCAGAAATTTTCTTTTTATCAGTATCCGTAACCGCAGCCTCAATTATATCCGGTCAATCGAAAGCATGCGTAAGAGAGTCGCCCGTTTACAGTTGCCGCCCGATTATGAACCACCTGCCAATATTCTGGAGAATAAAGAATTACAGCAACACCTGTCTGATGCAATGGCACAACTACCGGCTGTCAGGGCAAGGGTGTTCAAACTGGGCTACCTGTACCAGTATACCCGCCAGCAAATAGCCGACTATCTGGGCATCAGCGAAGCCACCGTGAAAACACACATGGCACTTGCCCTGAAAGATCTGCGGAACCTGCTGAAAAATAAAGTTTATTGATCATTAGCCCGCCTTGTGAAAAAAAGTGTCTTATTTAAGTGATGAGAGCCAATTTAAAGATACAGCAACTCATGATGGAGAAAATCGGAGGCATTATCAACGCCGCCGATGAAGCCTATCTCGACCACCTGATCTCAACAGACAGTGTGGTAGCCACCCTATGGCAACAAACGAAGAAATTATACCCTTCTGAAGATATTGACAACGGCTTCTGTCGGTTCGATCAATTACCCTGGCA belongs to Chitinophaga sp. HK235 and includes:
- a CDS encoding RNA polymerase sigma factor, with the protein product MNRYENDMILWQKLKEHDPDAFGYIYTTYRKWLTVVAYGIIQHETEAQDLVQKFYIDFWQMDWSKAAPLDGPIRNFLFISIRNRSLNYIRSIESMRKRVARLQLPPDYEPPANILENKELQQHLSDAMAQLPAVRARVFKLGYLYQYTRQQIADYLGISEATVKTHMALALKDLRNLLKNKVY